The Acinetobacter chinensis genomic sequence TGGCAAATGTTGCAAGCGACTGAATGGTTGCGGTGGTTGGGTCTGTACTTGCAGGGAAAAACAGATGAGGAAAAATAATCACAGCCGCGGTGGCATAGATATAAAAATCGAAAAATTCAATGGTCGTACCCACCAGGCTGGCGGTAAGTACACGGAATTTAGAGTTTGTTGCTACTTCCTGTGGAGCAGCTGGAGCAGATGACGCCATGTTGAACCTTACACTTACTAAAAATAAAAAAGCTTAGTTTTAAAAGCGTAATCTTTTTAAAAAAGGCGTAATTTCTTAAAAAAACAACGAAATACCCACTCTGATTCTACTTGCTCAGGGTCGCTGAAATGAAGAATGAGGAGGTTAAATCACGTAAAGATAGATCGCTAAGAAATGTGATCCAGCGCCTATCAGAACAAAAACATGCCAGATAGCATGCGTATATCTTACTCTTTTCAGTGCATAAAACAATGCACCAATTGTGTAAGCAAGTCCGCCTGTGATCAGTAAGGTTAAAGCCTGAGCACTTAGGTAGCGCTGCATGTCGTCCATCACCAGCACGGCTAACCATCCCATGACGAGATAGGCAATTAAAGAAATTTTCTGAAATTTATTAATGAATATTAACTTGAATAGTGTTCCAATTAGCGCAATCAGCCATAAGGCTATCAGTAAAGCGTGCGCTTTTGCTGTTGGAATGGCAATGGACAGAAATGGGGTATAGGTACCGGCGATTAAATAATAAATGGCAGTGTGATCCAGTTTTTTATACCAGTAGCGTCTGTCTGCTGTGGTGGACATGTGATAGAGCGTGGAAGCACCAAAGAGCAAAACCATACTCAGTGCGTAGACCCAGAGTCCGATCCATTGTCCTGTGGGCAGATCAGCCCCTTTAATAATCAGCAGTATGCCCGCAAGCAGTGCCAGTGCAGTGCCTGCACCATGGCTGAGATAATTCAGTTTTTCTTCTGTTGCATCGTAGTCGGGAAGAAGCGGTGCATTATTCATTTTATGTTTATTCAATAAAATATACGTCTGTATAGTAATGTAATTTTGAATTCAGGGTAAGACGCTTTAAACTTCAAGGGTAAATTAAATCAGGCTTTACTCATGTCCATACTGGAAACGATCACTCCCCAGGAACTTCAGCTCTTAAATGAATTTTCTCAAGCTGTTGAAAATAAAAGTTTTGATCGAATCATTCTCAGTCAGTACAAAGGCGAACTGGCAGATCTGGAAAAAATCACCTGCCGAGTCATTTCACTTCAGAATGAGGACGTGCTGAGCTGTCTGTATCGTTATAAAACCAATGATGTGACCAAAAACCATCCTTTGGCAGATGCAGTCAGTATCGTTCAGCATTTACTGGCTGACTGTAAACAGGCAAATCTGTTTACGGCAGATCAGGAATATCAGTTTAAAAAGAACAAGAAAAAGGCCATGCTGACTGTGAGTAAAAAAGCCTCTGGTGCAGCACCATCATCGAACCGCCCAGATCCGACTGTGCAACAGGGGCACGACAGAGCCAAGCACCGTTATGTGGATCAGCAGAGTTATTTTTTACAGCCTTTAGGGATTACGGATGCTAAAGCACAGATCATTCCGAGCATGGCGCGTAAATGGAAACAGATTAATAAGTTTGTAGAAATTTTTTCAGGTGCGCTCAGCCAGGTAGAGACTTCTGATGAAGCTCTAAAAGTGGTTGATTTTGGTTCTGGTAAGGGTTATCTGACTTTTGCACTGTATGACTATCTGGCAAAACAGGGGCAGACGCCATTTGTGACCGGGGTTGAGCTGAATGAAAAAATGGTGGGCTTCTGCCAGGATGTTGCACAGCAGTCTGAATTTGGTCAGCTGGACTTTTTTCAGGGCGATGTCAGGACATATCATCCTGAAAAACTGGATGTCATGATCGCTCTGCATGCCTGCGATGTTGCGACAGATTTTGCGATCCATACAGGAATCCGCCTGAATGCACAGATGATCATGTGTGCGCCGTGCTGTCATAAGGAACTTCGCCCTCAGTTGCAGAGTCCAAAAGTACTTTCTCCAATGCTTCAGTTTGGTATCCATGCTGGGCAGCAGGCTGAAATGCTGACAGACACAATCCGTGCGCTGCTGTTAAAAGCCTATGGTTACGATACCAAAGTATTTGAATTTGTGGCACTGGAACACACCAGTAAAAATAAAATGATCCTGGCAACAAAGCGTAAAGATTTTAAACAGGTGGATGAAACGGTTCTTGCTCAGATTCAGGCTTTGAAGGAAATGTATGGTATTCAGAAGCATTCACTGGAACTGTTGCTGAACGATGCCTGGGATATGCAGGGCATTGGATGTAAATGCTGAGCAGTACAGATCTGCTTGTGTGCTCTTAAGGCTGTCTGAATATGATATGGACAGTAAAGTGGTTTTGTTTTGGAGATGAATAAGTAATGAGCCGTGAAATCCGTTCGGGACAATGGTCAGACCTGGCACAGCATGCCATGCAGATCCGTGAAGCGGTATTTATTCAGGAACAGCAGATTGCTGCTGAAGATGAATGGGATGAACAGGATGTAGTTTCACTGCATTTTGTGATGTATGAAGATGAGCGGCCTGTTGCAACAGCCAGGTTGTTAATGGATAACAGTATTGGTCGTGTTGCTGTACTGAAGTCCAGTCGTGGGCTTGGACTGGGGAAGGTACTCATGCAGGCTGTTATTGATCATGCCCGGGATGAACAGCGTAAATCTGTCAGATTGTCTGCTCAGGTTTATGCGATTGCATTTTATGAAAGCCTGGGTTTTACAGCTTATGGTGAAGAATATCCTGATTGTGGTATCCCTCATAAAAATATGTCGATGGAACTCTGAGCATAGCCTGATCGGTTTGGGCTGAAGGTGAGTGAAGGATGAAGAAAATCAAAGCGGTTCTTTTTGATCTGGATCAGACCCTGTTGAATCGGACAGAGACACTCCGAAGATTCCTGAACTGGCAGATCAATTTTTATCAGCTTGTTCCGGCTGTGCATAAAGATCAGTTTATCCACAGATTTCTTGAACTGGATGCCAATGGTTCAGTATGGAAAGATGTGGTTTATACACAGCTGATTCAGGAATTCAGTATTCGTCATTATTCAATGACGCAGTTACTGCAATGCTACATTCAGGATCTGAATAAATTTTCAGTCGCATTTGAGGGTGTCACCGCGGCAGTCTCAGAGCTTTATCAGTCGGGTTATCAGATCGGACTGATTTCCAATGGTAAAACTCCGTTTCAGGAACATAATTTTCAGGCTCTGGGATTAAGTACGTTCTTTTCAGTCATACTGGTATCTGATGCGGTTGGGCTGAGAAAACCTGACAGTGCTATTTTTCATAAAGCATGTCAGCAACTGCAACGGTCAGCAGAGCAGTGCGTATTTGTAGGTGACAATGATATTGCAGATATTCAGGGAGCGAACAGGGCAGGTCTGAAAAGTATTTTCTTTCATCCAGATCCGACTGTACATTTTTCAGGTGCAGATCTGAATATGCATCATTTCAGTGAGTTGAGTGCTTTAATTGATCTGCTGGGCTGAGTTGCTGGCTTTACTTTCCTGATTTGGTAGCTGTAGAAATTTAAAAAAATAAATGCGGTTGAATAAAGTAAAAAACCATGCAGTTATGCGTGAAAACCTCTTTGCTCTAAGCATGAATATTTCGGATAGTCTGAGTTTTTATCTGAAAATATGAAATACAGGACAACAAAAAAGGGCATGACGCCCTTTTTATGTTTCAGCAGAAATCAGTGTGCATGTTCGGTATGTGCTTCGCCGTGCTGCATATTTTTCATTTCAGCATCAGACATTTTCATGTCTTCATGTGCATGTGTGGCAGCAGGTTGCTGGGAAGAATCAGTCTGTTTATTTTTCTGACTCGGCATATAGTCAGGTTCATTGCTTACCGCAAGATAAAAGAATCCGAGGAAAAATGCGCTGAGGATAAAACCGATCAGCAGACCTTTCCAGCCTTTCTTTTCATTCGCAATTTTTTCAGATTGAGCAGCATCAGACATGGGAGTATTCCAAAGGAAAAAGAATCAGAACATGGCGCTTTTTATAACATGATTTTTGACTGTGAGTATAAAAAATATGTAAAAGCCATGAATATTTTATGGATTTAATCTCAGGCAGGAAAATGCAGAAAATCTGCTTGATTCAGTCAGCTGAACTCACTGAACATCATTTTTAAAGCAAGCCCACTCATGATGAGGGCCACACTTTTTAAGAGTAGCCGTTGAATAAAAAGGTTGTTCATATACTGTTTGAACTGAAATGAGCAACCGATATAAAAACTACCCACCAGCACTAAGACGGCACAGGTGATGAGATAGATCTTCGCTGTGAGTTCAATGAGAATCTGATTGCCAAAACTGACAGGAACCAGTGCGAGGTAAAATGACATGGTTTTGGGGTTACACAGCGTCAGCCAGAGTCCGTGTATATAGCTGTTTTTCGATTGCTGTGCTGTTTCAGGCAGATCAGCAGGCAACAGGTTCTGGTTAAAGTGCCAGTATTTCCAGGACAGATAGAACAGATATAGAC encodes the following:
- the trhA gene encoding PAQR family membrane homeostasis protein TrhA; translation: MNNAPLLPDYDATEEKLNYLSHGAGTALALLAGILLIIKGADLPTGQWIGLWVYALSMVLLFGASTLYHMSTTADRRYWYKKLDHTAIYYLIAGTYTPFLSIAIPTAKAHALLIALWLIALIGTLFKLIFINKFQKISLIAYLVMGWLAVLVMDDMQRYLSAQALTLLITGGLAYTIGALFYALKRVRYTHAIWHVFVLIGAGSHFLAIYLYVI
- a CDS encoding class I SAM-dependent methyltransferase; translation: MSILETITPQELQLLNEFSQAVENKSFDRIILSQYKGELADLEKITCRVISLQNEDVLSCLYRYKTNDVTKNHPLADAVSIVQHLLADCKQANLFTADQEYQFKKNKKKAMLTVSKKASGAAPSSNRPDPTVQQGHDRAKHRYVDQQSYFLQPLGITDAKAQIIPSMARKWKQINKFVEIFSGALSQVETSDEALKVVDFGSGKGYLTFALYDYLAKQGQTPFVTGVELNEKMVGFCQDVAQQSEFGQLDFFQGDVRTYHPEKLDVMIALHACDVATDFAIHTGIRLNAQMIMCAPCCHKELRPQLQSPKVLSPMLQFGIHAGQQAEMLTDTIRALLLKAYGYDTKVFEFVALEHTSKNKMILATKRKDFKQVDETVLAQIQALKEMYGIQKHSLELLLNDAWDMQGIGCKC
- a CDS encoding GNAT family N-acetyltransferase, producing MSREIRSGQWSDLAQHAMQIREAVFIQEQQIAAEDEWDEQDVVSLHFVMYEDERPVATARLLMDNSIGRVAVLKSSRGLGLGKVLMQAVIDHARDEQRKSVRLSAQVYAIAFYESLGFTAYGEEYPDCGIPHKNMSMEL
- a CDS encoding HAD family hydrolase → MKKIKAVLFDLDQTLLNRTETLRRFLNWQINFYQLVPAVHKDQFIHRFLELDANGSVWKDVVYTQLIQEFSIRHYSMTQLLQCYIQDLNKFSVAFEGVTAAVSELYQSGYQIGLISNGKTPFQEHNFQALGLSTFFSVILVSDAVGLRKPDSAIFHKACQQLQRSAEQCVFVGDNDIADIQGANRAGLKSIFFHPDPTVHFSGADLNMHHFSELSALIDLLG
- a CDS encoding LysE family translocator, whose protein sequence is MDSASQLFMYAVALGIAAFIPGPGMTALLFSTLSRGWRQSCLMLLGLITGDFIYLSLALFGLFQSSDFLQGIYFKGLMMLCCLYLFYLSWKYWHFNQNLLPADLPETAQQSKNSYIHGLWLTLCNPKTMSFYLALVPVSFGNQILIELTAKIYLITCAVLVLVGSFYIGCSFQFKQYMNNLFIQRLLLKSVALIMSGLALKMMFSEFS